The Halanaerobium praevalens DSM 2228 genome contains a region encoding:
- a CDS encoding PhzF family phenazine biosynthesis protein, producing the protein MEKTIYKLRAFTENINGGNPAGVVLNADSLTKNEMLVIAKKVGYSETAFIMNSKQADFKLRFFTPTAEVDLCGHATIAAFNLLRDLGIISTGEYLQETKAGILKIKVKAESVYMEQNKAEYFEVINKAEIKACFKSETENYLGEMPIQIVSTGLKDIIVFIKDLETLLNLEPRQKKIKKISEKYDVVGIHAFSLETINDFEAHARNFAPRYGIDEEAATGTSNCALACYLKKYLPNKFANNFTIEQGYSMESPSQIKIKLVTKLEQLKAVYVGGKAVLILPEL; encoded by the coding sequence ATGGAAAAAACTATTTATAAATTAAGAGCTTTTACAGAAAATATTAATGGTGGTAACCCAGCTGGAGTTGTTTTAAATGCTGATTCTTTGACTAAAAATGAAATGTTAGTTATTGCTAAAAAAGTAGGTTATTCTGAAACTGCTTTTATAATGAATTCTAAGCAAGCTGATTTTAAACTTAGATTTTTCACTCCTACTGCTGAAGTAGATTTATGTGGTCATGCAACAATAGCTGCTTTTAATTTATTAAGAGATTTAGGGATTATAAGTACTGGCGAATATTTGCAAGAAACTAAAGCTGGGATTTTAAAAATTAAAGTTAAGGCAGAATCTGTTTATATGGAGCAAAACAAGGCTGAATATTTTGAGGTGATAAATAAAGCTGAAATAAAAGCTTGTTTTAAAAGTGAAACTGAAAATTATTTAGGAGAAATGCCAATTCAAATTGTTTCCACAGGACTTAAAGATATTATCGTATTTATTAAAGACTTAGAAACTCTATTGAATTTAGAACCTAGACAAAAAAAGATTAAAAAAATTAGTGAAAAATATGATGTTGTAGGAATTCATGCCTTTAGCTTAGAGACTATAAATGATTTTGAGGCACATGCAAGAAACTTTGCTCCTAGATATGGAATTGATGAAGAAGCTGCAACAGGAACTTCAAATTGTGCTTTAGCTTGTTATTTAAAGAAATATTTACCAAATAAATTTGCAAATAATTTTACTATTGAACAGGGCTATAGTATGGAAAGTCCTTCTCAAATAAAAATTAAATTAGTAACTAAGCTGGAGCAATTAAAAGCAGTTTATGTTGGTGGGAAAGCAGTTCTAATTTTACCTGAGCTGTAA
- a CDS encoding response regulator, producing the protein MKEVSTKLALEINSQNKNTVNLAKSIVAYQKAGGFGQREEGVRYLRNILADNPQLIGLSLGYEPNADKQDDIYAADKEDYRKYNNEAGRYLVYWSRANTNFELKQLIGMANSQYYQEPKKTGQITITEPYVYQNVMMTETAAPIIIEGDFVGVTALDRSLSSLQAKLNNTNSFKTAKFYLLSKENKIIATSDNSELLTKHLESFSEYYAVFSPLLKNNSAKVMKNNKLDKFIAYAPIELGDWKLLMTVDNQEIFSALNKSILLLFLMGSLGIIIIKSIQKKDRAKQKAELANKAKSEFLANMSHEIRTPINAIKGLIYLILDTPLSMQQKDYLKKIQSSTVSLSRLINDILDFSKIEAKKLDLEAEEFALDDVLHDLSNQAAMKAYDKGLEFFYDTDHVPQKLVGDSLRLGQILLNLVSNAIKFTETGEVRLIVRIIKKTEQKIKLKFIVKDTGIGMTKEEQQKLFSQFTQADSSTTRKYGGTGLGLTISQRLVEKMGGEIKVESKPAEGSTFTFTAQFGLGKQPQLSQKLKKYNLDHKKVLIVDDIKMNRDFLIGVIDQFGLEVEAASGALLAIEKIKKESDYDLIFMDWKMPDLDGIKAATIIKEELNLELVPKIILITAFGKELENSQQKNIDKILFKPITQSILFNALLNSLGGVNIEKEKNKNGEKILKDLGPVNILVVEDNKINQQVAVELLRKVKAQVEIADNGKKAIAKIKKQKFDLVLMDVQMPEMDGYQATKKIRQDLNLNKLPIIAMTANAIKGHKEKALAMGMDDYITKPLDLDQFFSTLKKWLPVKKETKKINNNFKEAKIANNLAKITTIDINSALKRINNNYQLYKEILIDFYHNYQDFQQLVSKLVQENKLDKLKAKLHSLKGVAGNIGAIELYNITLALNSKIKAEENFDDLLSAFYQKLEEVINDLAKFVSNHPSIEEDRDLAQITKKELKQYLLELKIDLKSYKANQAKEVVEKIINYTWDKQAEKLVNQLFKYVKNYQFEQALKLLNKLEADLERADLNEK; encoded by the coding sequence ATGAAAGAAGTAAGTACAAAACTTGCTTTAGAAATAAATAGTCAAAATAAAAATACAGTTAACTTAGCTAAATCAATTGTTGCTTATCAAAAAGCAGGAGGTTTTGGCCAAAGAGAAGAAGGGGTTAGATATTTACGAAATATTTTAGCAGATAATCCTCAGCTGATTGGACTTTCTTTAGGTTATGAACCTAATGCTGACAAACAAGATGATATTTATGCTGCTGATAAAGAAGATTATCGTAAATATAATAATGAAGCTGGACGCTATTTAGTTTATTGGTCAAGAGCTAATACTAATTTTGAGTTAAAACAATTAATTGGAATGGCTAATAGTCAGTATTACCAGGAGCCTAAAAAAACAGGTCAAATAACAATCACTGAACCTTATGTCTATCAAAATGTAATGATGACTGAAACAGCAGCTCCAATTATAATTGAAGGTGATTTTGTTGGAGTTACAGCCTTAGATCGTAGTTTAAGTAGTTTACAAGCAAAATTAAATAATACAAATAGTTTTAAAACTGCTAAATTCTATTTACTAAGTAAAGAAAACAAGATAATTGCGACTTCCGATAATTCAGAATTATTAACTAAGCATTTAGAATCTTTTAGTGAGTATTATGCAGTTTTTAGTCCTTTATTAAAAAATAATTCGGCTAAGGTAATGAAAAATAATAAATTAGATAAATTTATAGCCTATGCTCCAATTGAATTAGGAGATTGGAAATTATTGATGACTGTAGACAATCAGGAAATATTTTCAGCTCTTAATAAAAGTATTTTATTGCTCTTTCTTATGGGAAGTTTAGGTATAATAATAATTAAATCAATTCAAAAAAAAGATAGGGCTAAACAAAAGGCTGAATTAGCTAATAAAGCAAAAAGTGAATTTTTGGCTAATATGAGCCATGAAATTAGAACCCCAATTAATGCTATTAAGGGCTTAATTTATTTAATACTAGATACTCCTTTATCTATGCAGCAAAAAGATTATCTTAAAAAAATTCAATCATCTACAGTTTCTTTATCAAGACTAATTAATGATATTTTAGATTTTTCCAAAATTGAAGCAAAAAAATTAGATTTAGAAGCAGAAGAGTTTGCTCTTGATGATGTTTTACATGATTTATCAAATCAAGCTGCTATGAAAGCTTATGATAAAGGCTTAGAATTCTTTTATGATACAGATCATGTTCCTCAAAAATTAGTTGGAGATTCTTTGCGGTTAGGACAAATATTACTTAATTTAGTTAGTAATGCAATAAAATTTACTGAAACTGGAGAAGTTAGGCTAATAGTTAGAATTATTAAAAAAACAGAGCAGAAAATTAAATTAAAATTTATAGTTAAAGATACTGGAATTGGGATGACTAAAGAAGAACAGCAAAAACTTTTTAGCCAGTTTACTCAGGCTGATAGTTCTACTACTAGAAAATATGGTGGAACAGGTTTAGGTTTAACAATTAGTCAAAGATTAGTAGAAAAAATGGGAGGAGAAATTAAAGTAGAAAGTAAGCCAGCTGAAGGTAGTACTTTTACTTTTACCGCTCAATTTGGTTTAGGTAAACAGCCACAACTATCACAAAAACTAAAAAAATATAACTTAGATCATAAAAAAGTTTTAATTGTAGATGATATAAAAATGAATAGAGATTTTTTAATTGGAGTCATTGATCAATTTGGTTTAGAAGTTGAGGCAGCTTCTGGTGCCCTTTTAGCAATTGAAAAAATAAAAAAAGAATCAGATTATGATTTAATATTTATGGATTGGAAAATGCCTGATTTAGATGGTATTAAGGCAGCTACAATTATAAAAGAAGAATTAAATTTAGAACTAGTGCCTAAAATAATATTAATAACAGCTTTTGGTAAAGAATTAGAAAATTCTCAACAAAAAAATATAGATAAAATATTATTTAAACCAATAACTCAATCAATTTTATTTAATGCTCTACTTAATAGTTTAGGCGGAGTAAATATTGAAAAAGAGAAAAATAAAAATGGAGAAAAGATTTTAAAAGATTTAGGTCCAGTTAATATTTTAGTAGTTGAAGATAATAAAATAAATCAACAAGTTGCTGTTGAACTTTTAAGAAAAGTTAAGGCTCAAGTTGAAATTGCTGATAATGGTAAAAAAGCTATTGCAAAAATAAAGAAGCAAAAATTTGATTTAGTTTTAATGGATGTTCAAATGCCAGAAATGGATGGTTATCAAGCAACTAAAAAGATTCGTCAAGATTTAAACCTAAATAAGTTACCGATAATTGCAATGACTGCAAATGCAATTAAAGGTCATAAAGAAAAAGCTTTAGCAATGGGAATGGATGATTATATTACTAAACCACTTGATTTAGATCAATTTTTTAGTACCTTAAAAAAATGGCTTCCTGTTAAAAAAGAAACTAAAAAAATAAATAATAATTTTAAAGAAGCTAAAATTGCTAATAATTTAGCTAAAATAACTACAATTGATATTAATTCGGCTTTAAAAAGAATAAATAATAATTATCAGTTATACAAAGAAATTTTGATTGACTTTTATCATAATTATCAAGATTTTCAGCAGCTTGTATCAAAATTAGTTCAAGAAAATAAATTAGATAAATTAAAAGCTAAATTACATTCTTTAAAAGGAGTAGCAGGTAATATTGGTGCTATTGAATTATATAATATTACTTTAGCTTTGAATTCTAAAATTAAAGCTGAAGAAAATTTTGATGATCTACTGAGTGCTTTTTATCAAAAATTAGAAGAAGTAATTAATGATTTAGCAAAGTTTGTTAGTAATCACCCATCTATAGAAGAAGATAGAGATTTAGCACAAATAACTAAAAAAGAATTAAAACAATATTTATTAGAATTAAAAATAGATTTAAAAAGCTATAAAGCAAATCAAGCTAAAGAAGTAGTAGAAAAAATAATTAATTATACCTGGGATAAGCAAGCAGAAAAGTTAGTTAATCAATTATTTAAATATGTAAAGAATTATCAATTTGAGCAGGCTTTAAAACTGCTCAATAAATTAGAGGCTGATTTAGAAAGGGCTGATCTTAATGAAAAATAA
- a CDS encoding HD domain-containing phosphohydrolase, translated as MKNKDTILIVEDEKINIDILLEAFNGDYEIMVALNGKQALKAVKSKLPDLILLDIVMKELTGYQVCQKLKADPKTAEIPVIFVTSMDQDSDEQKGLAIGAIDYITKPFNLPIVKSRVKNHLELKKAKEELKDKNYNLEQKVKERTAQLELIQDVAIQSLADLAETRDDETGAHIMRTKRYVKVLAKFLQNHPRFSDCLTDKNIEWIYKTAPLHDIGKVGIPDKILYKKGPLTEKEFTIIKKHPAYGKIAIERAEKNLGTNSFLSFARQIIGTHHEKWDGSGYPKGLKKEEIPIAGRLMAIADVYDALANKRVYKEAYSHQRAIEIITQGDGRTKPEHFDPAVLDAFVNLEAKFKEIASTFKEKK; from the coding sequence ATGAAAAATAAAGATACTATTTTGATAGTAGAAGATGAAAAAATAAATATTGATATTCTTTTAGAAGCATTTAATGGAGATTACGAAATTATGGTTGCTTTAAATGGAAAACAGGCCTTAAAAGCTGTAAAATCTAAATTACCAGATTTAATTTTATTAGATATAGTAATGAAAGAATTGACTGGTTATCAAGTTTGTCAAAAATTAAAAGCAGATCCTAAAACTGCTGAAATCCCTGTAATTTTTGTAACATCTATGGATCAAGATTCAGATGAACAAAAGGGTTTAGCAATTGGTGCAATTGATTATATAACTAAACCTTTTAATTTACCTATTGTTAAAAGTAGAGTAAAAAATCATTTAGAATTGAAAAAAGCAAAAGAAGAGTTAAAAGATAAAAATTATAATTTAGAGCAAAAAGTAAAAGAGAGAACTGCTCAATTAGAATTAATCCAAGATGTTGCTATTCAAAGTTTAGCAGATTTAGCTGAAACTCGAGATGATGAAACTGGTGCTCATATTATGCGTACCAAAAGGTATGTTAAAGTTTTAGCTAAATTTCTCCAAAATCACCCTAGATTTTCTGATTGTTTAACTGATAAAAATATTGAATGGATTTATAAAACAGCACCTTTACATGATATTGGCAAAGTAGGCATTCCTGATAAGATATTATATAAAAAAGGACCTTTAACTGAAAAAGAATTTACAATAATAAAAAAACATCCTGCTTATGGTAAGATAGCTATTGAACGAGCTGAGAAAAATTTAGGTACTAATTCTTTTTTGAGCTTTGCTCGTCAAATAATAGGTACTCATCATGAAAAATGGGATGGTTCAGGCTATCCTAAAGGTTTAAAAAAAGAAGAAATACCAATTGCAGGAAGATTAATGGCAATTGCTGATGTATATGATGCTTTAGCTAACAAACGAGTCTATAAAGAAGCATATAGTCACCAGCGGGCAATTGAAATTATAACTCAAGGTGATGGAAGAACAAAACCTGAACATTTTGATCCCGCTGTTTTAGATGCTTTTGTCAATTTGGAAGCTAAATTTAAGGAAATTGCTTCTACATTTAAAGAGAAAAAATAG
- a CDS encoding AraC family transcriptional regulator has protein sequence MSNNLYHFSNIKENKFNLKLLYVSKSKYEDDWHSTMHIHPFTELFYVIKGIGNFEFENKKYTVKDNDLVIVNRNTIHTESSKNSNPLEYIVLGFEGMSLKSDTDLNNQNHYTINNYAQFKNEILIYFNKILKEAQNNNSFHKNICQNYLEILIYNVLRRTKSNLILSKTDKLNSDCAHIKKYIDIHYAEDLNLNTLAKFTCMNKYYLSHIFKDNFGKSPINYLIDKRIETAKTLLSTTKYSISKISELVGYYNQSYFSQLFKKRVKTTPSNYRKINK, from the coding sequence ATGTCAAATAATCTTTACCATTTTAGCAATATAAAAGAAAATAAGTTTAATTTAAAACTATTATATGTTTCAAAATCAAAATATGAAGATGATTGGCACAGTACAATGCATATTCACCCATTCACAGAATTATTTTATGTTATTAAAGGTATAGGCAATTTTGAATTTGAAAATAAAAAATATACTGTTAAAGATAATGACTTAGTAATAGTCAATCGGAATACAATACATACAGAATCTTCTAAGAATTCTAACCCTTTAGAGTATATTGTGCTAGGATTTGAAGGAATGTCTTTAAAATCTGATACTGATTTAAATAATCAAAATCATTATACTATTAATAACTATGCTCAATTTAAAAATGAAATTTTAATATATTTTAACAAAATATTAAAAGAAGCTCAAAATAATAATTCATTTCATAAAAATATTTGTCAAAATTACTTAGAAATATTAATCTATAATGTTTTAAGAAGAACAAAATCAAATCTAATATTATCAAAAACTGATAAATTAAATTCAGATTGTGCTCATATTAAAAAGTATATAGATATACATTATGCAGAAGATTTAAATCTAAATACTTTAGCTAAGTTTACTTGTATGAATAAATATTATTTATCTCATATCTTCAAAGATAATTTTGGTAAATCACCAATTAATTATTTAATTGATAAAAGGATTGAAACAGCAAAAACACTTTTAAGTACTACAAAATATTCTATAAGTAAAATTAGTGAATTAGTTGGTTATTATAATCAATCTTATTTTAGTCAACTATTTAAAAAAAGAGTTAAAACTACTCCTTCAAATTATAGAAAAATAAATAAATAA
- a CDS encoding ABC transporter substrate-binding protein, with amino-acid sequence MLKRKNIILVLVILVLFSFNICASEKPFIGKTVYLAISETQTQTGEIFELVKKVEEETGIKIEFNIMPTSKDGEIDKTLIGLMAGDEIDIIYKTDSKLKTYYNAGLLTPLKKLAKQNNYNMQKIYGYNLPKFDNKIYGLPVFNDIWLTFYNKKIFDQAGLEYPKADNWTWEKYIETAKKLTNTEKDIYGSYMLAYNNYNYMWAVQHGIAHYNKAGLTNYDKEIFAESLKFYYGLGNNLKIQPDSISYASGEYAWNSFLASDNLAMFVCGGWLASLLPDFENYPRDWEVGILPMPYPEGETPSTLAVTGNYAIPTTSKNKEAAFAAISFMAENQYKLGYGRIPARVDLSDKEINNYIENQLTPKFATDNISTADFKKAWFDPKRKIYSEKLIGVADTTINQIWDEEGKLYGQGQKSLESAIKAIKSRADQAIKDEKNE; translated from the coding sequence ATGTTAAAAAGAAAAAATATTATTTTAGTTTTAGTAATATTAGTTTTGTTCAGTTTCAATATTTGCGCTAGTGAAAAGCCTTTTATTGGGAAGACTGTTTATTTGGCAATTTCGGAAACACAAACTCAAACAGGTGAAATATTTGAGTTGGTAAAGAAGGTAGAAGAAGAAACAGGTATTAAAATAGAGTTTAATATTATGCCAACTAGTAAAGATGGTGAAATAGATAAAACTTTAATTGGCTTAATGGCTGGTGATGAAATTGATATTATTTACAAAACAGATTCTAAACTAAAAACTTATTATAATGCTGGTTTATTAACACCATTAAAAAAATTAGCAAAACAAAATAATTATAATATGCAAAAAATTTATGGTTATAATTTACCTAAATTTGATAATAAGATATATGGATTACCAGTTTTTAATGATATTTGGTTAACATTTTATAATAAAAAAATATTTGATCAAGCAGGATTAGAATATCCAAAAGCAGACAATTGGACTTGGGAAAAGTATATTGAGACTGCTAAAAAATTAACCAATACTGAAAAAGATATTTATGGTTCTTATATGTTAGCCTATAATAATTATAATTATATGTGGGCTGTTCAACATGGCATAGCTCACTATAATAAAGCTGGATTAACTAATTATGATAAAGAGATTTTTGCCGAAAGTTTAAAATTTTATTATGGGCTTGGCAATAATTTAAAGATTCAGCCTGATAGTATTAGCTATGCTTCTGGAGAGTATGCTTGGAACTCTTTTTTAGCTTCTGATAATTTAGCTATGTTTGTTTGTGGTGGTTGGTTAGCATCATTATTACCTGATTTTGAAAATTATCCTAGAGATTGGGAAGTAGGAATTCTACCCATGCCTTATCCAGAAGGAGAAACGCCATCAACATTAGCTGTAACAGGTAATTATGCAATTCCTACAACTAGTAAAAATAAAGAAGCAGCTTTTGCTGCAATTTCATTTATGGCAGAAAATCAATATAAACTTGGTTATGGTAGGATTCCAGCTAGAGTTGATTTATCAGATAAAGAAATAAATAATTATATTGAAAATCAATTAACTCCTAAATTTGCCACTGATAATATTTCAACTGCTGATTTCAAAAAAGCTTGGTTTGATCCAAAAAGAAAAATTTATTCTGAAAAATTAATTGGGGTAGCTGATACAACAATTAATCAAATTTGGGATGAAGAAGGAAAATTATATGGTCAGGGTCAAAAAAGTTTAGAATCAGCTATTAAAGCAATAAAGAGTAGAGCAGATCAGGCAATTAAAGATGAAAAAAATGAATAA
- a CDS encoding carbohydrate ABC transporter permease — MKIKELLEKYTWANRENIAGYLFVTPYVILFMIFTGIPFIASFILAFLNVKFITRLDNLKFVGLNNFIKIFQNKETLSALLRTFQYSIIYVPLIMIVGFILAVLLNKGVHLKNTIRAMVFLPYVSNMVAVAVIFKILLGPKGPIIHLLSSIGMQNPPNLLLDLKLALPTIVCIAVWKGVGLNMIVYLAALQDIPKSLIEAAQIDGANKLQIILKVILPKLSPTTFFLLISSIITSLQNFTVIKALTDGGPGQATTVMSLSIVQTAFTKFQTSYASAQAILVFIIVMVITIIQWRGQKKWVNY; from the coding sequence ATGAAAATAAAAGAGTTATTAGAAAAATATACTTGGGCTAACAGAGAAAATATTGCAGGTTATCTTTTTGTAACTCCATATGTTATTTTATTTATGATTTTCACAGGTATTCCATTTATTGCATCATTTATTTTAGCTTTTCTCAATGTTAAATTCATTACTCGTTTAGATAATTTGAAATTTGTAGGATTAAATAATTTTATTAAAATTTTTCAAAATAAAGAAACTTTATCAGCTCTTTTGAGGACATTTCAATACTCAATTATTTATGTACCACTAATTATGATAGTGGGTTTTATTCTGGCTGTATTATTAAATAAGGGTGTTCATTTAAAGAATACAATTCGAGCAATGGTATTTCTACCATATGTTTCAAATATGGTTGCAGTAGCAGTTATTTTTAAAATATTATTGGGACCAAAAGGACCAATAATTCATTTATTAAGCTCAATTGGAATGCAAAATCCGCCTAACTTATTATTAGATTTGAAATTGGCTTTACCTACAATTGTTTGTATAGCAGTCTGGAAAGGTGTGGGGCTAAATATGATTGTGTATCTAGCTGCATTGCAGGATATACCTAAATCACTAATTGAAGCGGCTCAAATAGATGGTGCAAACAAATTACAAATTATATTAAAAGTTATTTTACCTAAGCTTTCACCTACAACTTTTTTTCTTTTAATTAGTTCTATTATTACATCTTTACAAAATTTCACAGTTATAAAGGCACTAACTGATGGTGGTCCAGGGCAAGCAACGACAGTAATGTCTTTAAGCATTGTACAAACTGCATTTACAAAGTTTCAAACGAGTTATGCTAGTGCTCAAGCAATATTAGTATTTATTATTGTAATGGTTATAACGATAATTCAATGGAGGGGACAGAAAAAATGGGTAAATTATTAA
- a CDS encoding carbohydrate ABC transporter permease translates to MGKLLKKNINKTINFSSLLKTIIMLIIAMGSIFPFIFMLSSTFKLSGNVLKLPFEIIPDPFTFNNIKSLFESDYYNFGRWYFNTILMAGTSLFLKYFFVSYTAYGFAKIKFKGRDIIFLILLAGLMIPRDIMILPRYMIFKQLNLLDSMWTLILPSLVDVYFVFLLRQSFVSIPESLSEAAKIDGCSHFKIYYKIILPLSKPIISTMMLFSFVWSWNDYMSPYLYISSVDKQMLSVGIKLFAEGKIQDYGAQMAAATLALLPIILVFIFSQRYFIEGVSNSGVKG, encoded by the coding sequence ATGGGTAAATTATTAAAAAAAAATATTAATAAAACTATAAATTTTTCTAGTTTATTAAAAACTATAATAATGCTAATAATTGCAATGGGATCAATTTTTCCTTTTATTTTTATGTTATCTTCTACTTTTAAATTGAGTGGAAATGTTTTGAAATTACCATTTGAAATCATTCCTGATCCATTTACTTTTAATAATATAAAAAGTTTATTTGAAAGTGATTATTATAATTTTGGAAGATGGTATTTTAATACTATTTTAATGGCTGGGACTTCTTTGTTTTTAAAGTATTTTTTTGTGAGCTATACTGCTTATGGTTTTGCTAAAATAAAATTTAAAGGTCGTGATATAATTTTCCTTATTTTATTAGCAGGCCTAATGATTCCACGTGATATTATGATTTTACCTCGTTATATGATTTTTAAGCAACTAAATCTACTTGACTCAATGTGGACTCTTATTTTGCCGAGCTTAGTTGATGTTTATTTTGTTTTTTTATTAAGACAATCATTTGTTAGTATTCCTGAATCACTTAGTGAAGCTGCTAAAATAGATGGGTGTAGTCATTTTAAAATTTATTATAAGATTATTTTACCTTTATCTAAACCAATTATTTCTACAATGATGTTATTTTCTTTTGTTTGGTCTTGGAATGATTATATGAGTCCTTATTTATATATATCATCTGTAGATAAACAGATGTTATCAGTTGGAATAAAATTATTTGCTGAAGGAAAAATTCAAGATTATGGTGCTCAAATGGCAGCAGCAACTTTAGCATTATTACCAATAATATTAGTTTTTATATTTTCTCAAAGATATTTTATTGAAGGAGTAAGTAATTCTGGAGTTAAAGGCTAA